In one window of Cupriavidus necator N-1 DNA:
- a CDS encoding autotransporter assembly complex protein TamA, translating to MPQDTAITANSAGRARVAVRVLAALGAVLALAAGPARAAYEVEVEAPKPIREMLEEHLDLARYKDRADLSPDQLDYMVETAGEQVRALTSTEGYFDPTTTTRVEGEGDKRVVHVMVDPGARTLIRNVDVQVTGPAATRSPEQVAEMQAKWGLPVGEPFRQGDWDKAKEDALVTLQSHNYYGARLAASQARVEPDDQRADLSAHYASGPAYLLGPLKVTGTRRYPEQIIYNVNPLSEGEPYRVERLLELQRAIQNQPYFSNVQVDLEPPPDADKAADGVVSSPVLVRVREYPAHRLNSGVGFTTDTGAQIEGRYSYYNLFNRAWTFDSQARLEQKRSYLFAETAMPPDRGNYRNSVYSSYERTIDIENTDTTSLRAGLKRSRSREKYDVTTSLDFYYDKLLPEGQAAQISKALVPAFAWTRRDVDNPVFPRRGNVISTQVGVAAKGFLSDATFLRLYGRIRQYIPVGKRDLVVARLELGADLTGDSSSQIPATLRFRAGGTDSIRGYSYQSIGTPSGSSILPAKYLGTGSLEYQYWFKPDWGVAVFWDLGTAADNLRGVTIYNGVGVGVRWRTPVGPLQLDLGYGIQAQQFRPHISLGVAF from the coding sequence ATGCCGCAAGACACCGCTATTACCGCTAACTCCGCTGGCCGCGCGCGCGTGGCCGTTCGCGTACTGGCCGCGCTGGGCGCGGTGCTGGCGCTGGCGGCCGGCCCGGCCCGCGCCGCCTACGAGGTCGAAGTCGAGGCACCCAAGCCGATTCGCGAAATGCTGGAAGAGCATCTCGACCTGGCACGCTACAAGGACCGCGCCGACCTTTCGCCGGACCAGCTCGACTATATGGTCGAGACCGCCGGCGAGCAGGTGCGGGCGCTCACCTCCACCGAGGGCTACTTCGACCCGACCACCACCACCCGCGTCGAAGGCGAGGGCGACAAGCGCGTGGTCCACGTGATGGTCGACCCCGGCGCGCGCACGCTGATCCGCAATGTCGACGTCCAGGTGACGGGCCCGGCAGCCACGCGCTCGCCCGAACAGGTGGCAGAGATGCAGGCCAAGTGGGGACTGCCGGTGGGTGAGCCGTTCCGGCAGGGCGACTGGGACAAGGCCAAGGAAGACGCGCTGGTCACGCTGCAGAGCCACAACTACTACGGCGCGCGCCTGGCCGCGTCGCAGGCGCGCGTGGAGCCGGACGACCAGCGCGCGGACTTGTCCGCGCATTACGCCAGCGGCCCGGCCTACCTGCTGGGGCCGCTGAAGGTGACCGGCACGCGCCGCTATCCGGAACAGATCATCTACAACGTCAACCCGCTGAGCGAGGGCGAGCCGTACCGCGTGGAGCGGCTGCTGGAGCTGCAGCGCGCGATCCAGAACCAGCCGTACTTCTCCAACGTGCAGGTCGACCTGGAACCGCCGCCGGACGCCGACAAGGCGGCTGACGGCGTGGTGAGCTCGCCAGTGCTGGTGCGCGTGCGCGAATATCCGGCGCACCGGCTCAACAGCGGCGTGGGCTTTACCACCGACACCGGCGCGCAGATCGAAGGCCGCTATTCGTACTACAACCTGTTCAACCGCGCCTGGACCTTCGACTCGCAGGCGCGGCTGGAGCAGAAGCGCTCCTATCTGTTCGCCGAGACCGCGATGCCGCCGGACAGGGGCAACTACCGCAACAGCGTGTACAGCAGCTACGAGCGCACCATCGACATCGAGAACACCGACACCACCAGCCTGCGCGCGGGCCTGAAGCGCTCGCGCTCGCGCGAGAAGTACGACGTGACGACGTCGCTGGATTTCTACTACGACAAGCTGCTGCCGGAGGGCCAGGCCGCCCAGATCAGCAAGGCGCTGGTGCCGGCCTTTGCGTGGACGCGGCGCGACGTCGACAATCCTGTGTTCCCGCGCCGCGGCAACGTGATCAGCACCCAGGTCGGGGTGGCCGCCAAGGGTTTCCTCAGCGATGCCACCTTCCTGCGGCTGTACGGCCGTATCCGCCAGTACATACCGGTGGGCAAGCGCGACCTGGTGGTGGCACGGCTGGAACTCGGTGCCGACCTGACCGGCGACAGCTCCAGCCAGATCCCGGCCACGCTGCGCTTTCGCGCCGGCGGCACCGATTCGATCCGCGGCTACAGCTACCAGTCGATCGGCACGCCCAGCGGCTCCAGCATCTTGCCGGCCAAGTACCTGGGCACCGGCAGCCTGGAGTACCAGTACTGGTTCAAGCCGGACTGGGGCGTGGCGGTGTTCTGGGATCTCGGCACTGCCGCCGACAACCTGCGCGGCGTGACCATCTACAACGGCGTGGGCGTCGGCGTGCGCTGGCGCACGCCGGTGGGCCCGCTGCAGCTGGACCTGGGCTACGGCATCCAGGCGCAGCAGTTCCGGCCGCATATCTCGCTGGGGGTGGCGTTCTGA
- a CDS encoding DUF3460 family protein — translation MAIYESEITQFLKQLKQERPTLEAEQRDGRALLWDKSPIDLEERARAEASRVAQKPYVYSQDN, via the coding sequence ATGGCCATTTACGAATCCGAAATCACCCAGTTCCTGAAGCAGCTCAAGCAAGAGCGCCCGACGCTGGAGGCCGAGCAGCGCGACGGCCGTGCCCTGCTGTGGGACAAGTCGCCGATCGACCTGGAAGAGCGCGCCCGCGCCGAAGCTTCGCGCGTGGCGCAGAAGCCATACGTCTACTCGCAGGACAACTGA
- a CDS encoding segregation and condensation protein A: protein MSAGDQDKLPLPVELPAVAPAVAAGPADMVDGMAFARLYGEPLFKLPQDLYIPPDALEIFLEAFEGPLDLLLYLIRKQNFNVLDIPMSQVTRQYLSYIEQIRKTNLELAAEYLLMAAMLIEIKSRMLLPVKKADSDDEAEDPRAELVRRLLEYEQMKLAAQRLDTVPQLGRDFLRSQVYIEQSLAPRFPEVETVDLQSAWADVLKRAKLNQHHKISREELSVREHMSQILRRLQHSRFMEFSELFEDAVRSGKGVPVVVVNFIAMLELSREALVEITQAEPFAPIYVRLAYSPT from the coding sequence ATGAGCGCAGGCGACCAGGACAAGCTGCCGCTGCCCGTCGAGCTGCCGGCCGTGGCCCCGGCCGTTGCAGCCGGCCCTGCCGACATGGTCGACGGGATGGCCTTCGCGCGCCTGTACGGCGAGCCGCTGTTCAAGCTGCCGCAGGACCTGTACATCCCGCCGGACGCGCTCGAGATCTTCCTGGAAGCCTTCGAGGGCCCGCTGGACCTGCTGCTGTACCTGATCCGCAAGCAGAACTTCAATGTCCTCGACATCCCGATGTCGCAGGTCACCCGGCAGTACCTGTCCTACATCGAGCAGATCCGCAAGACCAACCTTGAGCTGGCCGCCGAATACCTGCTGATGGCGGCCATGCTGATCGAGATCAAGTCGCGCATGCTGCTGCCGGTCAAGAAGGCCGACAGCGACGATGAGGCCGAGGACCCGCGTGCCGAGCTGGTGCGCCGACTGCTGGAATACGAGCAGATGAAGCTAGCCGCGCAGCGCCTGGATACGGTGCCGCAGCTGGGCCGCGACTTCCTGCGCTCGCAGGTCTATATCGAGCAGAGCCTGGCGCCGCGCTTCCCCGAAGTGGAAACCGTGGACCTGCAGTCCGCCTGGGCCGATGTGCTCAAGCGCGCCAAGCTCAACCAGCACCACAAGATCTCGCGTGAGGAACTGTCGGTGCGCGAGCACATGAGCCAGATCCTGCGCCGGCTGCAGCACTCGCGCTTCATGGAATTCTCCGAACTGTTCGAGGACGCGGTGCGCTCCGGCAAGGGCGTGCCGGTGGTGGTGGTGAACTTTATCGCCATGCTGGAGCTGTCGCGCGAAGCGCTGGTGGAGATCACCCAGGCCGAACCGTTCGCACCAATTTATGTGCGATTGGCGTACAGCCCGACCTGA
- the panC gene encoding pantoate--beta-alanine ligase — protein sequence MKVISSIQELRDQLRGQNRAAFVPTMGNLHEGHLSLMRLARQHGDPVVASIFVNRLQFGPNEDFDKYPRTLQDDIEKLQREGVYVLFAPSERDMYPEPQEYRVEPPHDLGDILEGEFRPGFFKGVCTVVMKLFSCAQPRVAVFGKKDYQQLMIVRRMVQQFALPIDIIPAETIRAEDGLALSSRNRYLSPDERAEAPVLYRTLHDVRDTVLGSDRAAADLLAVEANAKESLARRGWKPDYVSIRKRVDLQAPTREEFLAGEPLVILTAAKLGATRLIDNLEI from the coding sequence ATGAAAGTCATTTCCTCCATCCAAGAGCTGCGCGACCAACTGCGCGGCCAGAACCGCGCTGCCTTCGTCCCCACCATGGGCAACCTGCACGAAGGCCACCTGTCGCTGATGCGCCTGGCACGCCAGCACGGCGACCCGGTGGTGGCATCGATCTTCGTGAACCGCCTGCAGTTCGGCCCGAACGAGGATTTCGACAAGTACCCGCGCACGCTGCAGGACGATATCGAGAAGCTGCAGCGGGAAGGCGTCTACGTGCTGTTCGCGCCGTCCGAGCGCGATATGTACCCCGAACCGCAGGAATACCGCGTCGAGCCGCCGCATGACCTGGGCGACATCCTGGAAGGCGAGTTCCGCCCCGGCTTCTTCAAGGGCGTGTGCACGGTGGTGATGAAGCTGTTCTCGTGCGCGCAGCCTCGGGTGGCGGTGTTCGGCAAGAAGGACTACCAGCAGCTGATGATCGTGCGCCGCATGGTGCAGCAGTTTGCCCTGCCGATTGACATCATCCCCGCCGAGACCATCCGTGCCGAAGACGGCCTGGCGCTGTCGTCGCGCAACCGCTATCTGAGCCCCGACGAGCGCGCCGAGGCGCCGGTGCTGTACCGCACGCTGCATGACGTGCGCGACACCGTGCTGGGCAGCGACCGCGCCGCGGCCGACCTGCTTGCGGTCGAGGCGAATGCGAAGGAATCGCTGGCCAGGCGCGGCTGGAAGCCTGACTACGTGTCGATCCGCAAGCGCGTCGACCTGCAGGCGCCGACGCGCGAGGAATTCCTCGCCGGCGAGCCGCTGGTGATCCTGACGGCCGCCAAGCTGGGCGCGACCCGGTTGATCGACAACCTGGAAATCTGA
- a CDS encoding PepSY-associated TM helix domain-containing protein translates to MVTGRLRVVLVKLHLYIGLSLGLLFVLLGLTGMTIAWRDELDAWLNPDLLVASAPMTEPVSPATVQAVTERLAAPPYGKPNLLMLPAHADGVFIAWYPVKGPDSVVPGRSRQVMVDPVTLAVKGERVWGEAGLSRRLLLPTLFHLHRYLLSGDTGKTITGVAGMLLLLTTLVGVAVWWPKMKLRSVVQAFRITHGGSWSRFNYSLHRAGGILAAPVLAIIAFSGWYLNLPKWVTPMVAGVMTVTPPVKHVSAPAPAGARQLGVGEIMAAAQAQYPQAQVTRISFPRKPGDAFEVRLRQPGEVRKDTGATRLWLDAWSGKPLGVRDPHEAPAGDTLLNWLFPLHTGEAFGLPGRVFITLFGLAPLAFAVTGVLIWWKRRRGHQRHMVKAAQRSGMRRA, encoded by the coding sequence ATGGTCACCGGCCGCCTGCGCGTCGTCCTCGTCAAACTGCACCTGTATATCGGCCTGAGCCTTGGCCTGCTGTTCGTCCTGTTGGGGCTGACCGGCATGACCATCGCCTGGCGCGACGAACTGGATGCCTGGCTCAACCCTGACCTGCTGGTGGCGTCCGCGCCGATGACGGAGCCGGTCTCGCCGGCCACGGTCCAGGCAGTGACCGAGCGGCTGGCTGCGCCCCCCTACGGCAAGCCCAACCTGCTGATGCTGCCGGCCCATGCCGACGGCGTCTTTATCGCCTGGTATCCGGTCAAGGGGCCCGACAGCGTGGTGCCGGGCCGCTCACGCCAGGTGATGGTCGATCCGGTCACGCTTGCTGTGAAGGGCGAGCGGGTCTGGGGCGAGGCGGGCCTGTCGCGCCGGCTGCTGCTGCCCACGCTGTTCCACCTGCATCGCTACCTGCTTAGCGGCGACACCGGCAAGACCATCACCGGCGTGGCCGGCATGCTGCTGTTGCTGACCACGCTGGTGGGCGTGGCGGTGTGGTGGCCCAAGATGAAGCTGCGCTCGGTGGTGCAGGCGTTCCGCATCACGCACGGCGGTTCATGGTCGCGCTTCAACTATTCGCTGCATCGCGCGGGCGGCATCCTGGCCGCGCCGGTGCTGGCCATCATTGCCTTTTCCGGCTGGTACCTGAACCTGCCGAAGTGGGTGACACCGATGGTGGCGGGCGTAATGACTGTGACGCCGCCGGTGAAGCACGTCTCGGCACCGGCGCCTGCCGGGGCCCGGCAGCTGGGCGTGGGCGAGATCATGGCGGCGGCGCAGGCCCAATACCCGCAAGCGCAGGTGACCCGCATCAGCTTCCCGCGCAAGCCGGGCGACGCGTTCGAGGTACGGCTGCGCCAGCCCGGCGAGGTGCGCAAGGACACCGGTGCCACGCGGCTGTGGCTCGATGCCTGGAGCGGCAAACCGCTGGGCGTGCGTGATCCGCACGAGGCGCCGGCGGGCGACACGCTGCTGAACTGGCTGTTCCCGCTGCATACCGGCGAGGCCTTCGGGCTGCCGGGGCGCGTCTTCATCACGCTGTTCGGGCTGGCCCCGCTGGCGTTTGCCGTGACCGGCGTGCTGATCTGGTGGAAGCGGCGGCGGGGCCATCAGCGGCATATGGTGAAGGCCGCACAACGCTCCGGCATGCGCCGGGCATGA
- a CDS encoding cobyric acid synthase yields the protein MQTDSSQSLPPGALRGTLMVQGTTSDAGKSTIVAGLCRVLARAGTHVVPFKPQNMALNSAVTADGGEIGRAQALQAQAARLAPHTDMNPVLLKPSSDTGAQVIIHGRARLDLDARAYHAYKPEAMKAVLASHTRLAQAYDVVLVEGAGSPAEINLRERDIANMGFAERVDCPVVLVADIDRGGVFAHLIGTLDCLSDSERARVTGFIINRFRGDIGLLEPGLDWLVARTGKPVFGVLPYLHGLHLDAEDAIIGTQADKAGTPAQRLRVIVPVLPRIANHTDFDALRAHPQVDLQFVGPGMPIPPADLVVLPGSKNVRGDLDFIRANGWDAVLARHLRYGGKLIGICGGMQMLGRQVHDPDGREGPAGSSAGLGWLDFETTLAAEKQLRQVGGRLALDEADAPVRGYEIHLGVTTGAGLEQPALWLDRGDGTVRPDGARSADGQVLATYVHGLFDEPAGCQALLRWAGLDGAQAVDLDALREASIERLADTMTAHLDLDAMLAPLRR from the coding sequence ATGCAGACCGACTCCTCGCAATCCCTGCCGCCGGGTGCCCTGCGCGGCACGCTGATGGTCCAGGGCACGACTTCCGATGCCGGCAAGAGCACCATCGTGGCCGGCCTGTGCCGGGTGCTGGCGCGTGCCGGCACGCACGTGGTGCCATTCAAGCCGCAGAACATGGCGCTGAACAGCGCGGTCACCGCCGACGGCGGCGAGATCGGTCGCGCGCAGGCGCTGCAGGCACAGGCCGCGCGGCTGGCGCCGCATACCGACATGAACCCGGTGCTGCTCAAGCCCAGCAGCGACACCGGTGCGCAGGTGATCATCCACGGCCGCGCGCGGCTGGACTTGGATGCGCGCGCCTACCATGCCTACAAGCCCGAGGCGATGAAGGCCGTGCTGGCTTCGCACACGCGCCTGGCGCAGGCCTATGACGTGGTGCTGGTGGAGGGCGCCGGCAGTCCCGCCGAGATCAACCTGCGCGAGCGCGACATCGCCAACATGGGCTTCGCCGAGCGCGTCGACTGCCCGGTGGTGCTGGTGGCGGACATCGACCGCGGCGGCGTGTTTGCGCACCTGATCGGCACGCTCGACTGCCTGTCCGACAGCGAACGCGCGCGCGTGACCGGCTTCATCATCAACCGCTTCCGCGGCGATATCGGCCTGCTGGAGCCGGGACTGGACTGGCTGGTCGCGCGCACCGGCAAGCCGGTGTTCGGCGTGCTGCCCTACCTGCACGGCCTGCATCTGGATGCCGAGGACGCCATCATCGGCACGCAAGCGGACAAGGCAGGCACGCCGGCGCAGCGCCTGCGCGTGATCGTGCCGGTGCTGCCGCGCATCGCCAACCATACCGATTTCGACGCGCTGCGCGCGCACCCGCAGGTGGACCTGCAGTTTGTCGGGCCCGGCATGCCGATCCCGCCCGCGGACCTGGTGGTGCTGCCCGGCAGCAAGAACGTGCGCGGCGACCTGGACTTCATCCGGGCCAATGGCTGGGACGCGGTGCTGGCCCGGCACCTGCGCTACGGCGGCAAGCTGATCGGGATCTGCGGCGGCATGCAGATGCTGGGGCGGCAGGTGCACGATCCCGATGGCCGCGAAGGCCCGGCCGGCAGCAGCGCGGGGCTGGGCTGGCTGGATTTCGAGACCACGCTGGCGGCAGAGAAGCAACTGCGCCAGGTCGGCGGCCGGCTGGCGCTGGATGAAGCCGATGCGCCGGTGCGCGGCTACGAGATCCATCTTGGCGTCACCACGGGCGCGGGGCTTGAGCAGCCGGCCCTGTGGCTCGACCGCGGCGACGGCACGGTGCGGCCCGACGGCGCACGCTCGGCCGACGGCCAGGTGCTAGCCACCTATGTCCACGGCCTGTTCGACGAGCCCGCCGGCTGCCAGGCGCTGCTGCGCTGGGCGGGGCTGGACGGCGCCCAGGCGGTGGACCTCGATGCACTGCGCGAAGCATCGATCGAGCGGCTTGCCGACACCATGACCGCGCACCTGGACCTGGATGCGATGCTGGCGCCGCTGCGGCGCTGA
- the cobU gene encoding bifunctional adenosylcobinamide kinase/adenosylcobinamide-phosphate guanylyltransferase, with amino-acid sequence MPGCGGYNTRMETPAIAPASAPDTATQPRAAGGHGNRQLTLVLGGARSGKSHYAEQLATDHATITGGPVTYIATAHQDPAHADQELEVRIALHRARRPADWRLVEEPVHLADALYANARHDGCILVDCMTLWMNNLIFPDGRTYPEHGVITPPDAFTEEIEALLSALPTLPGHVILVTNEIGFGVIPMGAITRFYVDELGRLNQKLAAAADCVRLMVAGIPVAVKGADPTC; translated from the coding sequence ATGCCCGGATGCGGCGGCTACAATACGCGGATGGAAACCCCGGCCATCGCACCCGCCTCCGCCCCCGACACCGCCACCCAGCCGCGTGCCGCCGGCGGACACGGTAACCGCCAGCTCACCCTGGTGCTGGGCGGCGCGCGTTCCGGCAAGAGCCATTACGCCGAACAGCTCGCCACCGACCATGCCACCATCACCGGCGGCCCGGTCACCTACATCGCGACCGCGCACCAGGACCCGGCGCACGCCGACCAGGAGCTCGAGGTCCGCATCGCCCTGCACCGCGCCCGCCGCCCCGCCGACTGGCGCCTGGTGGAAGAACCGGTGCACCTGGCCGATGCGCTCTACGCCAACGCGCGCCACGACGGCTGCATCCTGGTGGATTGCATGACGCTGTGGATGAACAACCTGATCTTCCCCGACGGCCGCACGTATCCTGAGCATGGCGTGATCACGCCGCCGGATGCCTTCACCGAAGAAATCGAAGCGCTGCTCTCCGCGCTGCCCACGCTGCCGGGCCATGTGATCCTGGTCACGAACGAGATCGGCTTCGGCGTGATCCCGATGGGCGCCATCACCCGCTTCTATGTCGATGAACTGGGCCGCCTGAACCAGAAGCTGGCCGCCGCCGCCGACTGCGTGCGGCTGATGGTGGCAGGCATTCCGGTTGCGGTGAAGGGTGCCGATCCCACATGCTGA
- the cbiB gene encoding adenosylcobinamide-phosphate synthase CbiB, with protein sequence MLMLAWPACVAAALTGVLLDRWLGEPRRWHPLVGFGRIAAALERRLNPAPQRGAPWRQRLAGLAGWCVLVLVPAALAWWLVDAAASLHPVAALALHAVALYAALGARSLRQHIAPIAAALAAADLPAARALTARIVSRDTTDADAEALARAACESALENGNDAVFGALFWFLVGGAPAVIVFRLANTLDAMWGYRTPRLLYFGWAAARIDDGLNLVPARLTALSYALLGATAQALHCWRTQAPAWSSPNAGPVMAAGAGAVGVRLGGPARYHGEIEQRPPLGAGPAPQAAHVMACLRLVERTLWLWLALAGASALAVLAVAKPT encoded by the coding sequence ATGCTGATGCTGGCCTGGCCGGCATGCGTGGCAGCGGCACTGACGGGCGTTCTGCTGGACCGCTGGCTGGGCGAGCCGCGCCGCTGGCATCCGCTGGTGGGCTTCGGCCGCATCGCTGCCGCACTTGAGCGGCGGCTCAACCCCGCGCCGCAGCGCGGTGCGCCCTGGCGCCAGCGCCTTGCCGGTCTCGCCGGCTGGTGTGTGCTGGTGCTGGTGCCGGCAGCGCTCGCATGGTGGCTGGTCGACGCCGCGGCCAGCCTGCACCCGGTTGCCGCCCTGGCGCTGCATGCGGTGGCGCTGTACGCCGCACTCGGCGCGCGCAGCCTGCGCCAGCATATCGCCCCGATCGCCGCCGCCCTTGCCGCGGCAGACCTGCCCGCCGCGCGCGCGCTGACCGCGCGCATCGTCTCGCGCGACACCACCGATGCCGATGCTGAAGCACTGGCCCGTGCCGCCTGTGAGTCGGCACTGGAAAACGGCAACGACGCGGTCTTCGGGGCGCTGTTCTGGTTCCTGGTCGGCGGCGCGCCCGCCGTGATCGTGTTCCGGCTGGCCAATACGCTCGATGCGATGTGGGGCTACCGCACGCCGCGGCTGCTGTATTTCGGCTGGGCCGCGGCGCGCATCGACGACGGGCTCAACCTCGTGCCCGCGCGCCTGACCGCGCTGTCCTATGCGCTGCTCGGCGCCACCGCGCAGGCGCTGCATTGCTGGCGCACGCAGGCCCCGGCATGGTCGAGTCCGAATGCCGGCCCCGTGATGGCCGCGGGCGCCGGTGCGGTGGGCGTGCGGCTCGGCGGCCCGGCGCGCTATCACGGCGAGATCGAGCAACGCCCGCCGCTGGGCGCCGGCCCCGCGCCGCAAGCCGCGCACGTGATGGCGTGCCTGCGGCTGGTCGAGCGCACCTTGTGGCTGTGGCTGGCGTTGGCAGGCGCCAGCGCGCTGGCCGTCCTTGCGGTTGCCAAGCCGACATGA
- the cobD gene encoding threonine-phosphate decarboxylase CobD, with amino-acid sequence MNTALPTIRHGGDLLAAVRRYGRPAGDWLDLSTGINPDGYPVPALPAQAWQRLPQDDDGLAELAAQACGAPRALPVAGSQAAIRTLPGLLRPGRVGIAALGYSEYAPAFAAAGHAVAPLDEAAFAQAALADELDHLVVVNPNNPTGRMLPAATLLRWHAKLAARGGTLLVDEAFIDCLPDGSAAAHSGKAGLVVLRSIGKFYGLAGIRCGFVLAQPALLDALRERLGHWTVSGPAREVARHALADHGWQDATRARLQAGGVKLAALLDRHGLAPVMHPLFCWVPHDDAARLHHALAQQGVWTRYFDAAGGCPPSLRLGLPPDQPRAWQRLDAALAAATA; translated from the coding sequence ATGAACACCGCCCTGCCCACGATCCGCCACGGCGGCGACCTGCTTGCCGCGGTGCGCCGCTACGGCCGCCCCGCCGGCGACTGGCTCGACCTGTCCACCGGCATCAATCCCGACGGCTATCCCGTGCCGGCGCTGCCTGCGCAAGCGTGGCAACGGCTGCCGCAGGATGACGACGGACTGGCCGAACTGGCCGCACAGGCCTGCGGCGCGCCGCGGGCCTTGCCCGTCGCCGGCTCGCAGGCCGCCATCCGCACGCTGCCGGGTCTGCTGCGCCCGGGCCGCGTGGGCATCGCCGCGCTCGGCTACAGCGAATACGCGCCGGCCTTCGCTGCCGCGGGCCATGCGGTGGCGCCGCTGGATGAGGCGGCTTTCGCGCAAGCGGCGCTGGCCGACGAGCTCGACCATCTCGTCGTCGTGAACCCGAACAACCCGACCGGCCGCATGCTGCCCGCCGCCACGCTGCTGCGCTGGCACGCGAAGCTGGCGGCGCGCGGCGGCACGCTGCTGGTCGATGAAGCCTTTATCGACTGCCTGCCCGATGGCTCGGCGGCCGCGCACAGCGGCAAGGCCGGCCTGGTGGTGCTGCGCTCGATCGGCAAGTTCTATGGCCTGGCCGGCATCCGCTGCGGCTTCGTGCTGGCGCAGCCGGCACTGCTGGACGCGCTGCGCGAGCGCCTGGGCCACTGGACCGTATCGGGCCCGGCACGCGAGGTCGCGCGGCATGCGCTGGCCGACCACGGCTGGCAGGATGCCACCCGCGCGCGGCTGCAAGCAGGCGGGGTGAAGCTGGCCGCGCTGCTGGACCGCCATGGCCTGGCGCCGGTGATGCATCCGCTGTTCTGCTGGGTGCCGCATGACGACGCCGCGCGGTTGCACCACGCGCTCGCGCAACAAGGCGTCTGGACCCGCTACTTCGACGCCGCCGGCGGCTGCCCGCCGAGCCTGCGCCTGGGCCTGCCGCCGGACCAGCCACGCGCCTGGCAGCGGCTGGACGCGGCACTGGCCGCAGCCACTGCCTGA
- a CDS encoding cobalamin-binding protein yields MLNRLTPVIASTLLLAALPAAAAVSAVDDSGQTVTLAQPARRVISLAPHVTEMIFAAGGGERIVGTVSYSDYPPQAREIARVGDNKALDLERIAALKPDLIVVWRHGNAQKQTDRLRALGIPLFYSEPRRLAAIPENIEKLGTLLGTEATARRAADGFRQQVETLRKTYAARPPVTVFYQVWQQPLMTLNGQHLVSDMLALCGGRNLFAAETPLVPTVSVEAVIAGNPEAMLTAGMGATRSDQPLPDFEMWRRWKQVTAVARNNLFVIDGDLVNRAGPRVVQGAELICKDLETARKRRPAR; encoded by the coding sequence ATGCTGAACCGCCTGACGCCCGTTATCGCTTCCACGCTGCTGCTGGCAGCCCTGCCCGCCGCCGCCGCGGTGTCTGCCGTCGACGACTCGGGCCAGACCGTGACGCTGGCGCAGCCCGCGCGCCGCGTGATCTCGCTGGCGCCGCACGTCACCGAAATGATCTTCGCGGCCGGGGGCGGCGAGCGCATCGTCGGCACGGTCAGCTACAGCGACTACCCGCCGCAGGCGCGCGAGATCGCGCGCGTGGGCGACAACAAGGCGCTGGACCTTGAGCGCATCGCCGCGCTCAAGCCGGACCTGATCGTGGTCTGGCGCCACGGCAATGCGCAGAAGCAGACCGACCGCCTGCGCGCGCTCGGCATCCCGCTGTTCTACAGCGAGCCGCGCAGGCTGGCAGCGATCCCGGAGAACATAGAGAAACTCGGCACGCTGCTGGGCACCGAAGCCACCGCGCGGCGCGCTGCCGACGGCTTCCGCCAGCAGGTGGAGACTCTGCGCAAGACCTACGCGGCACGCCCGCCGGTGACGGTGTTCTACCAGGTCTGGCAGCAGCCGCTGATGACGCTCAACGGCCAGCACCTGGTCAGCGACATGCTGGCGCTGTGCGGCGGGCGCAACCTGTTCGCGGCCGAGACGCCGCTGGTGCCGACCGTGTCGGTCGAAGCGGTGATCGCGGGCAACCCGGAAGCGATGCTGACCGCTGGCATGGGCGCCACGCGCTCTGACCAACCGCTGCCGGATTTCGAGATGTGGCGGCGCTGGAAGCAGGTCACGGCGGTGGCGCGCAACAACCTGTTCGTGATCGACGGCGACCTGGTCAACCGCGCCGGTCCGCGCGTGGTGCAAGGTGCCGAGCTGATCTGCAAGGACCTCGAAACCGCGCGCAAGCGCCGGCCCGCACGCTGA
- a CDS encoding histidine phosphatase family protein encodes MDVVLIRHAQPQVPAGTCYGCLDLPLVAPLTPAAARIAAGLPTPDRIVASPLARALGTAQALVQTLSAGAPAIDTEPRLREIDFGSWEGVAWDAIDRAALDQWAADLLHARPHGGEAPAQAMARVAGWAATLAEDRVQCLWVVGHAGPMRMLAAHWLGVPLAATVKWELGFGASCGFTLGPGGVRLGWWNRAA; translated from the coding sequence ATGGATGTGGTCCTGATCCGCCATGCACAGCCGCAGGTGCCGGCGGGCACCTGCTATGGCTGCCTCGACCTGCCGCTGGTGGCGCCGCTGACGCCTGCGGCAGCACGGATCGCCGCGGGCCTGCCCACACCGGATCGCATTGTCGCCAGCCCGCTGGCGCGCGCGCTCGGCACCGCGCAGGCGCTGGTGCAGACGTTATCGGCCGGCGCGCCGGCTATCGACACCGAACCCCGGCTGCGCGAAATCGACTTCGGCAGCTGGGAGGGCGTGGCCTGGGATGCGATCGACCGCGCCGCGCTCGACCAGTGGGCGGCCGACCTGCTGCACGCGCGCCCGCATGGCGGCGAAGCGCCGGCGCAGGCGATGGCGCGGGTTGCCGGCTGGGCCGCAACGCTGGCGGAGGATCGCGTGCAATGCCTGTGGGTGGTCGGCCATGCCGGCCCGATGCGCATGCTGGCCGCGCACTGGCTGGGCGTGCCGCTGGCGGCGACGGTCAAGTGGGAGTTGGGCTTCGGTGCCAGTTGCGGCTTTACGCTGGGGCCGGGCGGGGTCCGGCTCGGCTGGTGGAACCGCGCCGCCTGA